Within the Onychostoma macrolepis isolate SWU-2019 chromosome 14, ASM1243209v1, whole genome shotgun sequence genome, the region ATAACGACTAGCTGAAATATTATGGATATTATATAGTCTTCAATCGATTGCACCGGTACAGAACTTGAATCGAGAATATCTGTGCGCTTCAAATATTGCTGTAAATCAATCAAGCAATAAGTTTCACATCACATTTCACAATTTCTGGATCTAAACTGCAGAcggatctctctctctctgtccatATGCAATGAGATTTCTATATAAAGCATATAATACTAAAACTTCTTTTGAACACTCAAATAATTATCTAACGAAGATCATAATTTCCGTTTGAATTTAAGACATAACTTTACTATAGACCGATTTTAAATATCTCCAGCTCTGTAAATATGCTGCAATACctaaaacggccagcaggtggaacagaatgtataataaatgtctATCAAAAAGACATGCTTGTCACAAACACAAGTTTGCTTCACACCATAGAAAACACGTTTGTATCTTACAGGCTTCATAAACACTCTTCAGGCTTCATGCATTGTCACAACATAACCATGCTaaacaatttcaatttcattttgaCTGTAGCATCTTCTAAGTGCGCCACTAAATTGTCATCCGGATCCTAATTGAAAATCCAGTTAAAACAGCTTCTGCTGGCAACTGGTTATACAAGGTTTATAGCCGATCTAAGATGGTCATTTATGGTCATTACGTAGTCCATGAGGCATTTGTTGGCCATTACCTGCCAGTCTGGCTAGAGCTGATTGAACTGGTGTGAACTGGATTGAGCTGGATCACCATGCTTGACCACCTCAAGATTAAAGGACCTGTTTTATCTAGCCGACACTTATGAGCTGCAGTTACAGCAATGAGGAAATCAACAAACATCTcctaaaaaatggtttattattttgttgttacttTAAGACAAGTCTATTACAGCCTACTGGAAATATTAGCtgcttaataaatatatattatacacaaagTAGCTAATTATTGAGTTGTTATCCAGTTAAAGAACCTACTGCAAATCATAAACACCAAACACACTTACAGACCCAAACGAGCAAAACAAAGATGATGGAAATTTTTTGCAACTCACAATATCATCTTTTCTTGGCAGTACGGATGTTTAGGCTTGATCTCCAGCTTTTGTACATCTTTGTACCGGATCTTCGGACCTTTTCTCGTGCATCTGCACTTGTATGctaagaaatgaataaaacgCATGGTTTAGTCTCAAGAAAAATCATGCAGTAGATCTCACAAAAACTGTCAAGAGATATCGGATTCACGTTGCACCCAACCTCAAAAAGAAAGTTATATTTGAATAGAGAAGATAGAAATAGAAAGAAGTTACAGCTGCATAAAGAAAACAGAGCCTAAACATGAAAAGACGATGTGAATGTGtacacatttttacaaatgcattcctttaataaaacatgcattaatGTAATTTGTTAATTCTTTATGCAtgtcaaaaaacagtaaagGACAAGTACTGTAAATATGCAAGATAGTTTTGTAACATTGTGTCTAAACAATAACTTTGACTGCTGTATTAATgagaatttatttgtttactttttgcATTAAGGTAATGAAAATTCTAATCAggcattactttttcttttcttttctttttttggttaaatataACACGGCCATATCTTCCAGAGATGCTTTCTGGCATGTTCCAGGCAGCATTTTCTAACTTTCAAACGCATTCAAAACTGAACCGACAACGAGGCTGcacaaaaatcaacaaacagCGCAGCAGACTGGCGTGGTGGAGATTCATTAAAGTGCCATTTGCTGTTTTCCCTCGATCTCTTCCAGCAGGTGAGCTGCTGCTGAAAGGCGCGTGACCTACATCTGATCCCTCATCAATCTTCTCTGCTCCATTCAGCATCATCTCTAAACAGCCTCTCAGGACACAAGCCAACAAGACTCATCCAGCAACACAAAGAGCCACTATTTACTACCACTGGCCAAGTTTTGCAGAATGAACTAGATTGTCTGAGACAAGTGGAGATATTAGACAAGTTGCACCAGCAAAAGGCGCTGCTGCGTTCTGCGGGAAAAGTTAAAAACAGAGATAAAACAGAAGCATAAATTTGTTATAGGCTACTAAAATCATGCACTCCGGAAAAGACCGAAATAGCGAAAACGCCCAATTCTGTATTGACTGACACTTTaacaatgcataaaaaaatagaatgttgaaaaataaataaataatacacactCACCCTCTGTGTTGAGTGAATAAACGGCGATAACCAGCAAAAGTAAAGCGGCCGTACAGCGATTCATCCCCAATAGTTTGTTGAGAAGCTCCAGCAGCCTCCGGTTTGTTTGTGCCACTCAAATCCAATAATCGAGATGCTCAAACAGTGCGAGTGTGATGATAACCCCGTCTGCGTCTCTGTAATGTCAGGTCGTATGTGATCCGCTGCACGCCACGCTCTTCTCAATCTGAAGAGTTGCTCTCGAGCTCTGAGCTTCTATAAACACACGCTCCAGCGCCTCATTGATATGCAGAGCCCGCCGACGAATTAACTGTGGCTGTGTCTCCAAACCGAGCGAGTTGCCTACCTAGAAAGCATTTTTTAATCGTTTGAATGCAGTCGAGGCTGCCTAGGTAGGCAGCGCCCTAGGTTTTGACACACGGTCTACATATCGCCAGAGAAAAAGCGATCAAATTGAGTTAAAAAGTTTATTAGGAGTAATCTTGTCAGGGGAGATCATTGCATCACTTAATTTGTTCTCTCTGATTCTTGCTCATGAATAAAGACTCAGTTTAGCAAACTCTTTCTTTTTGTAACCAAGTAAATCGATACAATCTGGACATCATCTGTAGTAGAAGAGTGTTTAGAGCTATAATTAAGTAAACCTGCGAATGAAccctttttcatgttttttcttcttcataattaaatgttaaaaaagctttttttaaattggtgATAATAGTGTTATGTAATGCACATAAAATGTTGTATGCTAGTTTCACCAATAAAGCTGCGTAAGTGTTATTTTGTGCAGAGTTTGTGTAAAAACACTACACACAGTTGCATAATGGTGGCAACTGCTTGGAACTGATGCTGTCCACCTTTATATATCAtcagcattttctttttaaattgaattagcctagcataacaaaaacaaaacaacagctgCTAGGGCACATTCATTCACAACACCTTTTCCACGTTGAagagtgtattttatttcatatgtgACTATGAATTCATGAAGACTTCCAAATTTGTAAGGCTTAAAAGACATAGTCAGCAATTCTCAaacacattttgaaaatgcaaatttttatttgaatattacacCTTAGAGACATGCAAACGGAGTTTCTATGCATGTCATAAAGGTTCATTCAATGCTTGTACTAGCTATAGTTACTGATCTGTGCTATTTACTTTCATACATAATAcgttataatataattttgtgcttttgtatttttgtcacctttttttttttaaatgtctatgtCACAGTGATGAGTAAAACTACCTATTGTTGTCTGCACTGGCACCAAACAGTGTTTGGCTCTGTAAATGATAGCCCTGAGAAGACTGTTTCTAGTTTCCTCCTCATCCATGGATGATTGGAGGGCATGAAGCGAACCATCTGAGTATTTGTGTCTGCGGACAAGAGCTTCATCCCAGCTGTCATCAGCCATGCCTCAGTCCATTTCATGTCTGTCTGTGGCCCGTCCAAAGGTCTGGGTGAACTGAAAAGCATGAAAATCATATGTGAAGCTGCCCTTCATTCTGCATGACTGGATATAATGGTAACAGACAATGTCAATGCACCTCTTTAACCCGAATCAGCGACCACTGTCAAGGCCATTTATGTTGTCAGTCATACCAAAAACATAGGCAGCTATATCTATTCTTTATTGTTTACGTCATAATGCTGAGATTGTCCACTGACAGCTACATCAGGGATCGAAAGAATAAGACATCTGGAACATTTTGAATCAAGCTACTGTGAAGAAAACAgtacaaaggaaaaaaaaagattttcaaagctgtaaataaagattatcATGTATGTTTTGGAAGGAAatactgcatttaaaatgtttaatcaaTTTGTTACTTAGtgattaattgtgaaatttactagcaatgtCTGAGTGAAAAATATTTCTACAATTTCATCACATTAACAATGAACATGATCTACTAATTTTTGACAACCACAAAGTGTCACAATACATTTTGTCTACATTTTGACCATTATTTCTACTGTTTTATTATTCAAACCCTAAAAATCTTTCtgaaatatttagtttgaaAAGTATGCAATATTTTGCTTAAATACAAACCACTTGATATTTTAGCAGTGACATTCAGTTTTTAGTGTGCCATAAGAGTCCAAATACTTTTGGAGCTGGACTTAACAGAAGGTGATTTAACCAATGACCAgtcattaataaaacattttaactggcTAATGCCTCTGTATACAGTAGACTAAGCAATAAGCAGGTTACCTAAACAAGGAGGAAAAATGCACATGGTGTTTTAAATCAGGGGGTGATCCAAAATAAACATACCTAATTCTAAAGACGGCTTTAATGAATCAAATCTGCTGCTTTAACTCTGTCCCAGCCACCTGCTGGCATAAATGCAAAACACTCTCCATTGATCACTGCGTCATCTTCCTCCAGGTCTGTGAAAGGACCCAACTGACCCTTCACAATGTGTAACTCATTCCAGGCAAGCATATTGGAGCAATTACTTTTGGTATGTTTATAAAACCTGTCTAGACCAAAGGCCATTTTTGGCATACAGTCCTTCCTCCTTctctttgaaaaatgtttgtttgcaacAGCGACCAGAGAAGAGGATTCTGAGATTCTGAGGCTGAGATTTGTCACAGCTCATAATGAATGCAATAGCATCTCAGTCGTTGTATAATTATTTAGAAAAGAGAGATGCATAGATCTCTGGTTCTGTGGATTGCAAATCTGTTCTGAAAGAGTCGCAGGCGGCAGGGAAAAAATGCAATTGCTAATGCAAAATAACATAAACATATTAATGTTTCCATGACAGCAAACAGCCTTAACAACTGTTAATGGCTTCCCATATCATTCGCTGGCATCAAGTCAAACTCTACAGTATTTAGAAGCAAGCCAAATCAGGCAGACTGGCCAGGTTGCGTGTCATGCTCTTGTCCTGGAAATCCATTTACAAAAGGTGAAAAAATATCCAGACTAAATACGATTCACTTGCAACAAGGATAAATATGTGCATGTTTTAACAACAAGCAGACAAGCAGATCTAGACCCCTGAAAAGGTGAGCCTCGATCCACTTCCAAATGAACTCTGATGACTGAAATATGCATGCAATGTGGgccaaatacatctaaatgAACCATAAACAGGATGTGATGACACAAGATGAAATGGACAAAATGCTCAAGCACACCTGGTTCTTCTAGTCATAGAAGCTATGTTGCCTATTACAGTTCAGTACAGGCGTCAAAACCAAGTTCTCCTTACAGCAGTGTGCAATGGAAGAATTCCTAGCACTGTTTTGACTCCTTGACACATTTTATAAGGTCTTTGTCAGTTATCAGCTTGTAAAAATACCGCcatatttacacacatacaACAAATGCATTTAGCCCAGCGCACAGCAGTTTTGGATGTTCGTAAGTTGGCAAAATATACATCATAAAAGTGGCCCAATCAGGTTGTGACTGTATCCTTAAGCCTTCAGTTTTGGTCTCTTTTGATGTGTTGTTAAAAATGACATTGTGAATGCTAAGTGAATCAGGactaaatgtatcattttttttttcagtccggaccaaaagaaatgtaaacaaatattaacctattaatacatttacatttttgagttTAAGTGCATTTTACTTTTTGTACTGTGTTGGGCCATCACAGTATTTGCAGTACAATCTGGTTTCTGAAGCAAAACTAGTTCAGAACTCTTTGTGTTATAACCAGATAAAGGCCTTTGACTGTATGCAATAGCATGActgtaaaagtttttgtgttttatttttccaccCACACAGGCTCATTTTACTTTATTGTAGTTCTTTCATTAACTAATGCATTCAGACAAAACCTTTATGTATTTGTTCGTGTCTGTGGGTCTATCATGCTGagtaatattttctttgttGCATATTATACAGCATATACAATGCACTGCATATGAGCACCGAATCTCTGTTGCTCAAAGGAAAGCACCGTAACACGACAACGTGTAAAACAGCACGTCGACAAACATAAAAGCAGCTCCTTTTTTCTTGATCAGGCATGTCTGTGCAAATTGCTGCCGCAGAAGGGTGGTGTTTGTAATTGCACTTAATGATTTTAAGTCAGGTTAGCCAATGGCCAGCGGGTTCTCGGATTCTTCCCGTTTACTTGCTCCGTGAGAGAACATGCTGGATAATTGGTGCTTAGAATTCCGCTATACAATACCATTAGTCTAAATGTCCTCGAAGAATCATAGGAATGTCTGCTTAAATAACATGTAAAGCGAAGCCCTTATATTGCATGAGAATACCTATAGAGGAGACACAGAAGATGCATTTGACTTGCAGTTTATTTTACAGAGTACAATTTACACTTTTGGTTACAGAATAATTGTCCCTACATTGACATGCAGTATAAACAAAAGCAGCTTTAGTACATACCAGAATCCTTCAGAGTCGATCTGTTCAGCATTGCACAAGCTAAGAGGCCGGACACATCCAGTCAAGTTTCTGTATACCTCTGTCAATCTCTGTATTTTTCTCAGAGAGTCTCGTTCTGGCCAGGTTtcagtaagtaaataaatgtgatGAGAACACTAATCGCTGATAATGTTACATAACACCGTCTTTGGAGCTGCTGATCTATTCATCACACATCTGTGGTGGATTTGACATCTTCTTGagacattttcatattattcAGAGCAGGTTTGCTTATAAGTTTCTTCATTATAGACCAAATCTAAAAACGGATCTGCATGATCATCAGAGACTGGACAAACAGTGTTTGAGATCCCTTTAATATCATTTGTTGTTCATAAAACCAACCTTTTCTAAATTCCAATAGTCCTTTGACAATACACACAATGTATTATAATACAAGTCAGTCCAGTTCCATTAATAGCGCGATATTTCTTGATGCCGCACACTAGTCAAGTCATATTAATTTATAGGGAATATTTGACGTGTACTGCacaatgaaataaatcaactcataatataaacataatattacaataagaCAAAGCACTACACTAGCACTACAAAAAAACTCGAAATGCTATAGTCAGACAGAATTTGAATATATAATAGTACAGGAGTATCAAATGCATAGTGGTATATCTATTGCCTCTGGAAGCAACAAAGAAATCATGATCACCTTTAAACTTTAATCAGGACTGTGAGGTGGACAGAAGTAATTGCTTTGAAGATTTATGACAGCCAGAGGAGTAGTGATGGAAAATATTGGAAATCAAGGGGCACAAATCCTTTTAAAGCTTCAAagcaacaaataaacaaattcttTAATGAACTGATACTAGTAAATAAAGGCCAGTTTTCGGGAAATAGTTTTCCTATTACTGGTGCCAGAAAGGAGCCTAGCGACTGCGTGTTGTTTCATCTGCAGGGGAAATTGAGATGAATAACAGATTCTCATTTACTGTACAGAGATTATTAAATGAAAGGTTTTAATTTAGCAGTAGCCCTGTGGTAGAAAAGGATTTCACAACATCATTTATTAGTTATATTTTAAGACCTAGAGAGCCCAACTACAGTTTTTGTCTTCCTCTCATTTAGCTGTAGAAAGATTTTAGCCTTGCAATGTTTAATAGtaacaaagaaaaaactttTTGAAACAAATTAGgcattctaaataaatacatattgaccaaatataagtatataaatgaatacatttataaagattaaaaaaagtgCCCAATACAGAACCCTGGGGAACCCCGAAGGTGATAGATACCAAAGTAGAAGAGAAATTTCCAGTCCTAACAGAAAATGCTCTATATTTAAAGGTGAAgtactacaaaaataaaataaagcagcgCTTGCTTGAGATGGCtgaaaattgaaattaaatatttgaaatgttacaaaagtaccTTTGGAGTCAACATTACGTCACTGGCCAGCTTTGGTAGATTCAATGATATTTTTTGACTGGcagtcaaaattattttctagaaATTTCTGTTCTTCAATTCTTTCTCTTCTATTCTTTCTCTTTCATTAATGGACCTCTCCAACAACACAGTCCATTAGACAGAGCACATAACAGGCGAATGGTGTAAGAGAGAGAAATGTGTTTTGTCCAAATCTGGCTCAAAAATGAAGTCAACCGCACTCCCCAAGACCTTTCTGATGTTTTTCCAAGCGTGATTGCTCTGTTAGCCAGGAGGTTTATTTGACTGGGTGTGACTGATGTAATACACCAGCACCCTGTGATAAActcatgtattttaaaaaccttCTGTCCAAACATCACATGCCATACTCATCAAACCTGCCAAAGCAGGGAACATATTTGAAGGCCCTGGCCAGAGGCAGGAGTACCAGCACAGAGCTGGTGTTTAATCCAGATTGCATGTGTCATGAGCTTAGTATAGTTCCTGGGAAAATAAAGCCTGGCTGATTTTAGCTGTCAGAGAGTGCGGTCCAGAAAATCATCCCACTACAGTGTAAATAAACAGCAGTTAAATAACCTGATTAATCCCACAAGGCCTACCACTCTCTCAcgcgctctcactctctctctctctctctctctctcacacacacacacacacacacaattaatgGGGACATTGcatagattttttgtttttttacacagctagttataaatataactataacCTAACTCTAACTCATACACTAAGCCTAAAAAATATCtacaattaaacacacacacacgtttgtttttgtgaattgtattccataggcgtaatggttttcatactgtacagaccatattttctatcgccctacaccaaccctacacctaaccctaccccttacaggaaactttgtcaaaaaaactcattctgtatgatttataagccgtttgaaatatggggacatggggtaatgtcctcataaatcaccttctccttgtaatacctatgtatTACCCATGTGtgacccatgtcattatacaaatttgtgtcctcatatgtcacaaaaacacgcacacacacacacacagaaagagagagagagaaagaaaagaaaacaacttTATCTtttatgaaattttatttttatgaaattttaTGAGGATGCTCAAAGGAGGTTTTGTGAGATTTTGTGAGGTTTAGCTCAATTCTGGGTACagaattgtatatatttttttactgtgcaaactttacatatatataaaggAGATAGGTAATGcctgaaccacacacacacacacacacagctctcaGATATTTGaatcttaataaaataaatgttaagaaaattaacatttatttcttttgtttaattaaataattttaattaaaatagtcaTTAGAAGTTTTATTAACTACAAACTTTAACTTGCATTTAATAGATATTTTTATATGCAAGCTGTAGTGTGCAGGAtcccttttcttcttttttttctactaaatgaaaatagtttaaataataattaaataatttatgaattaTTAACACCAACCATTTGGGTTttcatattttacaattatgaaaacacacacacacacacacacacacacacacgcacacacacacatatgtgttTATGTCTGGAAAACAAAGATACTGAGGATACAACATGCTGATACTTTCGTGAGCCATAAGCTGTAAATAGAATATGGGTCACTctgacattttgttttaaagccAGTATAAGACAACAAAAGAGTCACGTGACTAAAGTGTTAAATAGTTAAAGTGACATGTAAATGGATATCTAACACAGCCTGAAGATAGCCTATGTAAGGTATACAACCCAAAGAGAATGTGCTGCCATCCAAATAAATTGCTCTTGGCTGTGCACCAATTCATTGCTATGGGGTATTGACGTGGATGgtgaatatttaaaatcttCCACTCGTCTTGGTCCTCCCTCGAGATGTTTCTGACAACACAGGGTTCTGTTCTAAGACAACAATATTTATTGGTTTTCCAACGTGTCTCAACTTCATTCTGTGTTTCATCTGATGAACACTCCATAGTCATCGTTATTAGGATAGAACAGCTGCAGGTAAAAAATCTCCAAGTCTGAGAACCCAGAGGAGTGCATTTTGCTCGGGAAGAAGAAGCAGGCACCTTCCTTTAAGCTCAGGGCTCAACCTTGGCTGGAAGTTGAACTGGTAATGGGCAGCCAACCCAGCATCTTAGCAACTGCCATTGACCTGCTGCGGAAACTATGTGTGAATGAGGCACAAGTCCTGAGACAAGTTTGCACCCAGGGTATAGGGCCATTTTTTTCATGGGCCATAATAGTGGCTTTGTGCGCACATTATCTGCAGGCCTGGAGGACCCTACTTGGGATGAGAAGCACGAGAGACAAAGCAGATGCCCGCTGGTGTAATTGCACCAACAGTGGCATACCGTAGTGCACCAGAACTGTTGTGTAATGGAGGAAATGGGCAAGATGCTTTTTCCCCCCTCTGAGAGCCATATTCCTCTGcgtaaataaaaacatgtggGCCAGTTTAAAAAAGTTAACCCTACTTAGCCTTTGCTCTGGTTATGAATGGCACCCATCATGGGGTGTCTGTTAAAACACCAGCAGACGCTGTTCAACATCCGACTGACAAACCGACCCACTCCTCTGTGCGATTATGAGCGAAAAGTTGATAAAAGCAAGACAATGGTCCTATTGTTGTGATGGAGAAGGAGGCAGTGGCATATAGTGAGTCACAAAACATCCTCGTTATTACGTACAGAGGCGCATGACATGCTTACAATATGAATAATAACAACACATTTGAATAGTGACACTGGAAACTCAAACTCCTGAACTCCTGAAGCTTTATTTTCAACAAAAGATGAGTTCTGCTACATACAGCACGCTCCAAAAGCGATCAAATAAGCAGCTAATTATTGTAACTTAACAAAATCTTCTTAGCGATTACATCAGGATCCATGTGCTGAGAATTATAGGAAATGTGCAGAGGTTGTTATTCTTTGGATCAAGAATGGCAAATAAGCAAATAGGACTCAACACAGCTGGGTGACTGAAATGCAAGACTGTGAGGGGGAGAGATCACAGTCAAGCCGCACAATAGATAGACTGTAGAGATTTCTTCTGGTTTGGAAGATCTGGCCCTAATCTGTATGTCTCCGGGGAGAACAATGCGAAATGGAGATATTTCGTGAGTCACTTTAAACTTCATTGTTCTACTGAGAAATGCGTCATCGCTTGCCGGAAACATTTAACCACGTCAACCCACATATCGTATATACTGATGTAACATAATGGCAATTTGAATGCAAAAATATCTTTTATTGTGTCATCATCAGGGAATACATGAGTCACTGAATTTCGACTGATAGTGGATCTGTAGGGCTTAAAGTAAAGTAGTTAGGAAAAAGTCAAAAGAAAGAGCATAAATGAAGCAaaagtgaaaaagaagtgtgtaCTTAATATGTATGTCAAAACTTAAAAGTGtttgtaaaaactgtatttgcagataatatattattaataaactaaaaacaCCAAGAAAGTAAACTTACATTAATGTTTCTTAATGCACATTAGTGCACTTTGTTATAATGACAAATTGTTACTTAAATCATGTAAATCCTGTTTTAAACCATCTTTTGCCATGCTTTAAAgaattacacttattttgatgtgttgactgaCAAACTaatgcacatgtaaagtacttatcttattcaatattacaaatatttttttatctacaaaaatttacatattttaaatgtactaaattgcaacttcatcatcACAAATttgtaaatacaaatatatttaaatacataacaaaaatttcaacagaaattacattgacgtatattttagttttaaccatattttaaagacaacaaGCTAATTCCATTCCAAATAAATTtgaactataatacattttcaagtaAAGTGATTAACACTTAAAATTAAGTGTTCGAAAACATTGCATTCAGTATATTCTTGTAAAGCATATTTTTACATAAGTACTCTCtttaaaagtatgcttaagtgtgcactttttttttttaacaaaggtATCTGGCATATATGCAGTAAATCACTCTGACGCTAAAAACCCACCACACCTGTAATGCACAGGAAAGGCTCATCCTTTCATTTAAAGCCACACAAACCACGCTTTCTTTCCAGAACAAGCCACGTTTCCACTCATCATCACAACGCAAACAGAGCGGACCACATCCCTCCCTCATTGAGATTATATTACAGTAGCAGGGAAGGGCATTGTTCCCTGTTTCTTTGGCAAATAACGCAAACATTTCCATCAGCAGGTACGAAAAGAACAGGTGGAAGAGTCACAGATGACAAGGTGAGTTTTTTAAACGCAGAAAGCTTCCCCCATCCCTCTGCCGAAGACTCAAGACAGAGAGAGGCCTTGTGCATCGGTGTCCTTTTACTGATGAATCATACATGATAATGCTCACAAGAGCCTCCCAGGACAATAAGCGTCGTCAGGAATCCTCTGGAATGTTATGTAACCGAGCCCTTTGGATTAGCAACGCTATTACAAGCCAGAACAATATAGCACTTCTGCCTCAAATTTCATCTCTCGACTCTCGAAACAGGATGTTTTGTTTACTCTTCAATGAAATTACTACTGTACAGTTCATCCATCTGACTATGTGTGTTGGGTGAGGGTGTCCATACCCTCTCGCACACAGCAGGAGGGTCCCGCTCAAAGCTGCCAACCTCAGCAGGAAGCTAATTACTGTCTCCTCGCCCCGTGTGCATGGCAGGGGGTGTGAAAGCGTGGTGCGCGACTCCAGAGGCACTGCGCAAAGTTGAGCGGCAGCCCTCTCATGCACGGGGACCCGATTCACGTGCACACGCATGGGTCTCACTTCAAT harbors:
- the cxcl14 gene encoding C-X-C motif chemokine 14 codes for the protein MNRCTAALLLLVIAVYSLNTEAYKCRCTRKGPKIRYKDVQKLEIKPKHPYCQEKMIFVTMENVSRFKGQEYCLHPRLQSTKNLVKWFKIWKDKHRVYEA